The nucleotide window GCTGTtcaccaacatttaccatccaatctgacagaactggagaggatctgcaaggagtaatgcagaggatccccaaatccaggtgaaAAACTTTTTGGGAAAGAATCTTTCCCAAAatgactcatggctgtattagatcaaaaaagtgcttctactaaacactgagcaaagggtctgaatgcttaggatcatgtgatatttcagtttgtcttttttaataaatctgcaaaaatgtcaacaattctgtgtttttctgtcaatatggggtgctgtgtgtacataaatgagaaaaaaaagaacttaaatgattttttagTAAATGgatgcaatataacaaagagtgaaaaatttaagggggtctgaatactttccgtacccattGTAGGTTTACTTGATTTCATGTTACATTTTTGGATATATAATTATCACCAAAAGCATCTTATTGCATACTTTGCTGAGTTTGGGGCTCTGAATAACATTGAGCTTTTCTCCAAGCATGAGGTCCATATTCTGTTATATCTACTATATGAGCCCTAAAAGCCGGATGTATTAAATATGATACTCAGCTAAAAAGCATATACTGTAtaaagttttttatattttgtctaaAGGTTTGATGTATATTTTTTCTGTCAGTTATTTCATATAACTGAGGTTTTACAGGGTTAAGACAGTTTTTCATGGCAACTATTATTTTCTGTAGATGGAGAGATATCCTCTGAAGCCAGTGAAGTGCAGTTCAAGTTAATAAGAACCCTGTCAAGCACTGAGAAATGTGCTGCCAGCTTGGTCAGCGATGCAAGGTAAAACCAATACATCCACTCATCCACTCCATGCTGTCATTATCATTGTATTTCTACTGTGAGGTTGCGTTGACATTCGGTCAGCACTGGATTGAGTTGAAATGGTTTTGTTCTCTTTCTAAAGCATTGTAGAACCAGAAGTCCCTGTTGCTCGAGGCAGTGGTCGAGTATCTCAGCGGTTGGTCTCTCAATCTGGGGCTCTGGTCAAAGTCACGCAGGCAGGCCGGATACAGCGGGCTCAGGCTCGGGCCAACCGCCACAATCTCGGCCGCAATTGCATTCAGCGGCAAAACCACATTCGTCAACGTGTCCCTCAACATTACTCTCGCATACATCGCGTGATCCTCCACCAGCCTGGCTGTCGCAACTTTAGTCACTAAGACGCAGAGAAGGTCAACAAGCACTCAAGCACATGCAAGTACTTTGGttcaaaataaaagcttgatatgaaaatgtttgaatcatttttattttgttatttaccATGTAGGATATAATAAACCCAGTGGCAgctaaaagtgtgctttcaaaAATGATGTTACATACTAGTGTACTAGACTGTCATGCAGGCAATAAAATGAAGTGATGGACTGTTCTTGTGTTCTTTCATTGTTAAAATATTGAATGGGGGCAGTCGTGGGATTATGGTTAGAGAGTCAGACTGGTAACCAGAAGGTTTCGAGTCTCAATACCGGCAGGAAATGACTGAGgtgcccttgagcaaggcaCCTGACTCCCTATTGCTTCTGGGTGCCACGGCAAAATGGCTGCCCACtactttaggtgtgtgtgttcacggTTTGCAATGGGGCACAGCTGTCTA belongs to Pseudorasbora parva isolate DD20220531a chromosome 22, ASM2467924v1, whole genome shotgun sequence and includes:
- the tp53inp2 gene encoding tumor protein p53-inducible nuclear protein 2, with amino-acid sequence MFQRLTNLLFGSVNETTQEPTVPKPGSPEVEEEDWLMVNAADGEISSEASEVQFKLIRTLSSTEKCAASLVSDASIVEPEVPVARGSGRVSQRLVSQSGALVKVTQAGRIQRAQARANRHNLGRNCIQRQNHIRQRVPQHYSRIHRVILHQPGCRNFSH